A window from Prinia subflava isolate CZ2003 ecotype Zambia chromosome Z, Cam_Psub_1.2, whole genome shotgun sequence encodes these proteins:
- the GAS1 gene encoding growth arrest-specific protein 1 has protein sequence MLALSPARHGGGGRRWPRAAAWLWLAAALGAVWPPRGSLVQGRRLICWQAVLQCQGEPECSYAYNQYAEACAPVLLQQQPAAAGGGDGPAGAAGAAASSRRRCPSHCIAALIQLNHTRHGPALEDCDCAQDENCRATKRAIEPCLPRTSSPAGGGPGGPGPGGPGVMGCTEARRRCDWDSRCSLALNRYMTYCGKLFNGLRCTPECRAVIEDMLAVPKAVLLNDCVCDGLERPICESVKENMARLCFGSDMGGNGAGSSGGSDGGLEEYYDEDYEEEPSQKGRDDAEDNAGAEPGFPVQADNAGRPAGAAGALLASILVPLLPRL, from the coding sequence ATGCTGGCCCTCTCGCCCGCTCGGCACGGAGGCGGCGGCCGGCGCTGGCCGCGGGCGGCCGCCTGGCTGTGGCTGGCGGCGGCGCTGGGCGCCGTGTGGCCGCCGCGGGGCTCGCTGGTGCAGGGCCGGCGGCTGATCTGCTGGCAGGCGGTGCTGCAGTGTCAGGGGGAGCCCGAGTGCAGCTACGCGTACAACCAGTACGCCGAGGCGTGCGCCCcggtgctcctgcagcagcagccggcggcggcgggcggcggggacggcccgGCGGGCGCCGCGGGCGCGGCCGCCTCGTCCAGGCGGCGGTGCCCCAGCCACTGCATCGCGGCGCTCATCCAGCTCAACCACACCCGGCATGGCCCGGCGCTGGAGGACTGCGACTGCGCGCAGGACGAGAACTGCCGCGCCACCAAGCGCGCCATcgagccctgcctgccccgcACCAGCagccccgcgggcggcggccccggcggccccggccccggcggccccggcgTGATGGGCTGCACGGAGGCGCGGCGGCGCTGCGACTGGGACAGCCGCTGCAGCCTGGCGCTGAACCGCTACATGACCTACTGCGGGAAGCTGTTCAACGGGCTGCGCTGCACACCCGAGTGTCGCGCCGTCATCGAGGACATGCTGGCCGTGCCCAAGGCCGTGCTGCTCAACGACTGCGTCTGCGACGGGCTGGAGCGGCCCATCTGCGAGTCGGTCAAGGAGAACATGGCCCGCCTCTGCTTCGGCTCCGACATGGGCGGCAACGGCGCGGGCAGCAGCGGCGGCTCGGACGGCGGCCTGGAGGAGTACTACGACGAGGACTACGAGGAGGAGCCGAGCCAGAAGGGGAGGGACGACGCGGAGGACAATGCGGGCGCCGAGCCCGGCTTCCCCGTGCAGGCGGATAACGCCGGCCGGCCCGCCGGGGCGGCCGGGGCGCTGCTCGCCTCCATCTTGGTGCCGCTGCTGCCACGGCTCTAG